Proteins from one Ciconia boyciana chromosome 26, ASM3463844v1, whole genome shotgun sequence genomic window:
- the LOC140644241 gene encoding SLAM family member 8-like, with protein sequence MEGELARSKARLPSLLLALLGLGPELLFGQARAQPRQVNGVLGGSVLLSPALPPNKTVKEIEWSFSAGAGATIQVAEFGPRGFERPDPKDRFKDRLEMFNETALKIRALERGDGGVYGARIKLHPALVEDQSFSLSVYESVPSPRTRSQLLASTLEWCNLTLQCQGAGKGAVNVTWKRDNVVWDLTSDRDQLSPDGTTLRLALPPTAANVTYACTVSNPADQKVVLFDLQAICQSGGGQTSFSKSGYIVLTLILLAVSLGGAFWCWRMNSEKAADPAATPTVPAEESPSDPQYAEIVRRSPPEGNDQGLGHPENNQEQSSPQKAPVTTVYEQIRRAPEDTAEEVT encoded by the exons atggaggGGGAATTGGCCAGGAGCAAAGCCCGGTTGCCCTCGCTGCTCCTGGCGTTGCTCGGCCTCGGGCCAG AGCTCCTCTTCGGCCAAGCCCGGGCGCAGCCCCGGCAGGTGAACGGCGTCCTGGGGGGGTCCGTGCTGCTctccccggctctgccccccaACAAGACGGTGAAGGAGATCGAGTGGAGCTTTTCAGCCGGCGCCGGTGCCACCATTCAAGTGGCAGAGTTCGGCCCCAGAGGCTTCGAGCGCCCCGACCCCAAGGACCGGTTCAAGGACCGGCTGGAGATGTTCAACGAGACGGCGCTGAAGATCAGGGCCCTGGAGCGGGGCGACGGCGGGGTCTACGGGGCTCGGATTAAACTGCACCCGGCGCTGGTGGAGGATCAGTCCTTCAGCCTCTCCGTCTACG AGTCGGTGCCGAGCCCCCGGACCCGCAGCCAGCTCCTGGCCAGCACCCTGGAGTGGTGCAACCTGACGCTGCAGTGCCAGGGTGCCGGCAAAGGCGCTGTCAACGTCACCTGGAAGAGGGACAACGTCGTCTGGGACCTGACCTCCGACCGCGACCAGCTCTCCCCGGATGGAACCACCCTACGGCTGGCCCTGCCACCCACTGCCGCCAACGTCACCTACGCCTGCACCGTCAGCAACCCCGCCGACCAGAAGGTTGTCCTCTTCGACCTGCAAGCCATCTGCCAAAGCGGAG GGGGACAGACGTCCTTCTCGAAGTCGGGGTACATCGTCCTGACCCTCATCCTGCTGGCGGTGAGCTTGGGGGGAGCCTTCTGGTGCTGGCGGATGAATAGCGAGAAGGCGGCAGACCCAG cTGCCACCCCCACGGTGCCCGCCGAGGAGAGCCCCTCTGACCCCCAGTACGCCGAGATCGTGCGCCGGAGCCCCCCGGAAGGTAATGACCAG GGCCTCGGTCACCCCGAAAATAACCAGGAGCAGAGCTCGCCGCAGAAAGCACCGGTCACCACCGTCTACGAGCAGATCCGCCGGGCACCAGAGGACACGGCCGAGGAGGTGACATAG
- the LOC140644267 gene encoding uncharacterized protein, whose product MSRVTQAPPERRKKRKRTLGKTPSRTTPTSGISHRAEPLFPPMGTPLARAQPRQVNGVLGGSVLLSPALPPNKTVKEIEWSFSAGAGATIQVAEFGPRGFERPDPKDRFKDRLEMFNETALKIGALERGDGGVYGARIKLHPALVEDQSFSLSVYDGWLQSGDADYRNSLISALNASVRGPSASAARMFPALGTDSPPCPPPSVCAK is encoded by the exons ATGAgtagagtcactcaagctccacccgaaaggagaaagaagagaaagagaacgttggggaagacaccatcgcgtaccactccgacctctgggatcagtcacCGcgctgagcctctcttcccccccatggggacgcctttgg CCCGGGCGCAGCCCCGGCAGGTGAACGGCGTCCTGGGGGGGTCCGTGCTGCTctccccggctctgccccccaACAAGACGGTGAAGGAGATCGAGTGGAGCTTTTCAGCCGGCGCCGGTGCCACCATTCAAGTGGCAGAGTTCGGCCCCAGAGGCTTCGAGCGCCCCGACCCCAAGGACCGGTTCAAGGACCGGCTGGAGATGTTCAACGAGACGGCGCTGAAGATCGGGGCCCTGGAGCGGGGCGACGGCGGGGTCTACGGGGCTCGGATTAAACTGCACCCGGCGCTGGTGGAGGATCAGTCCTTCAGCCTCTCCGTCTACGATGGGTGGTTGCAAAGCGGGGATGCAGATTACCGAAATTCTTTAATTTCGGCACTAAACGCCAGCGTGCGTGGCCCCTCTGCTAGCGCAGCTAGGATGTTTCCAGCCCTGGGAACAGAttcacccccgtgtccccctccctctGTGTGTGCAAAGTGA